A window from Chrysemys picta bellii isolate R12L10 chromosome 2, ASM1138683v2, whole genome shotgun sequence encodes these proteins:
- the LOC101938581 gene encoding C-C chemokine receptor type 5-like, which translates to MEYRYYKSSHDDATPCTNDVKQFASLFLPPLYSLVLIFGLVSNVLVVLILIKYKKLRSMTDIYLLNLANSDLLFILSLPFWAYYAAHEWDFGNAMCKILSGVYYAGFYSGDFYKILLTIDRYLAIVHTMFTIKVRTVTYDILTSVVIWGVAILASLPGLIFYTVQKEGVYWTCSSHNPSGHERKWKQFLILKMNILGLVIPLVIMIFCYAKIIKTFLRCRKAKKHKAVGLIFIIMKCYSEMSISVKLRSLFPFLLCCESLCYDYYASLSLRVPTSCL; encoded by the coding sequence AAGTAGTCATGATGATGCAACACCATGTACAAATGATGTCAAACAATTTGCATCCCTGTTTCTGCCACCTCTTTACTCCTTGGTTCTGATATTTGGCCTGGTGAGCAATGTGCTAGTTGTGCTGATCCTGATAAAATACAAGAAGTTGAGAAGCATGACTGACATCTATCTGCTGAATCTGGCAAATTCCGATTTACTCTTTATTCTTTCCCTGCCATTTTGGGCTTACTATGCAGCACACGAGTGGGATTTTGGAAATGCAATGTGTAAAATTCTTTCAGGGGTGTATTATGCTGGCTTCTACAGTGGAGACTTTTACAAAATACTTTTGACAATAGACAGATATCTGGCAATTGTCCATACAATGTTTACTATAAAAGTTAGGACAGTTACCTATGACATCCTCACAAGTGTAGTCATTTGGGGTGTTGCAATATTAGCCTCTCTTCCAGGTTTAATATTTTACACTGTTCAAAAGGAAGGTGTTTATTGGACCTGCAGCTCTCATAATCCGTCAGGCCATGAAAGAAAATGGAAGCAATTCCTGATTTTAAAGATGAACATCCTGGGACTTGTCATTCCACTGGTCATTATGATCTTCTGCTATGCCAAGATTATAAAGACATTCCTGAGATGTAGGAAGGCGAAAAAACATAAGGCAGTCGGGCTTATTTTTATCATAATGAAGTGTTATAGTGAAATGTCTATTTCAGTTAAACTGCGTTCTCTATTTCCATTTTTATTGTGCTGTGAATCCTTGTGCTATGATTATTATGCTTCTTTATCTTTGCGTGTTCCTACAAGTTGTTTATAA
- the LOC101938036 gene encoding C-C chemokine receptor type 5-like gives MNTSTSEPEMEIQTTTYYYEQFDAAPCSNNVKQFASHFVPPLYSLVLIFGLVGNVLVVLILIKYKKLRSMTDIYLLNLAISDLLFIFSLPFWAYYIAREWDFGNAMCKILSGVYFAGFYSGMFFIILLTIDRYLAIVHAVFALKARTVTYGILTSVVIWGIAILASLPGFIFHSVQKEGPRWTCSSHYPSNYEKEWRQFLILKMNILGLVIPFVIMIFCYIEIIKILLRRRNEKKHKAVRLIFILMIVYFIFWTPYNIVVLIYTFQDSFSLNTCEGSSQLEIAIQVTEAIAMFHCCINPVIYAFAGEKFRKYLYTFFQKDIAIYLCKHCPALHGDKLERFSSTYTPSTAEHDISIGL, from the coding sequence ATGAACACTTCCACCAGTGAACCGGAGATGGAGATACAGACAACAACGTATTACTATGAACAGTTTGATGCAGCACCATGTTCAAATAATGTCAAACAATTTGCATCCCACTTTGTGCCACCGCTTTATTCCTTGGTGCTGATATTTGGCCTGGTGGGCAATGTGCTCGTTGTGCTGATCCTGATAAAATACAAGAAGCTGAGAAGCATGACTGACATCTATCTGCTGAATCTGGCAATTTctgatttgctttttattttttccctgccATTTTGGGCTTACTACATAGCACGTGAGTGGGATTTTGGAAATGCAATGTGTAAAATTCTTTCAGGGGTCTATTTTGCTGGCTTCTACAGTGGAATGTTTTTCATAATACTTTTGACAATAGATAGATATCTGGCCATTGTCCATGCAGTGTTTGCTTTAAAAGCTAGGACAGTTACCTATGGCATCCTCACAAGTGTTGTCATTTGGGGTATTGCAATATTAGCCTCTCTTCCAGGGTTTATATTTCATAGTGTTCAAAAGGAAGGTCCTCGCTGGACTTGCAGCTCTCATTATCCATCAAATTATGAAAAAGAATGGAGGCAATTCCTGATTTTAAAGATGAACATCCTGGGACTTGTCATTCCATTTGTCATTATGATCTTCTGCTACATAgaaattataaaaatattactGAGACGTAGGAATGAGAAAAAACATAAGGCAGTCAGGCTTATTTTTATCCTAATGATTGTTTATTTTATCTTCTGGACACCATACAACATTGTTGTTCTCATATACACGTTTCAAGATTCATTTTCCCTAAAtacctgtgagggcagcagtcagctGGAGATAGCAATCCAAGTGACAGAAGCTATTGCAATGTTCCACTGTTGTATCAACCCTGTGATTTATGCCTTCGCTGGTGAAAAGTTTAGGAAATATCTTTATACCTTTTTCCAAAAAGACATTGCAATCTACCTCTGCAAACACTGTCCAGCTCTTCATGGTGATAAATTAGAACGGTTTAGCTCCACATACACCCCATCCACTGCAGAGCATGATATCTCCATTGGTTTGTAA